In Methanobacterium paludis, the following proteins share a genomic window:
- a CDS encoding phosphatidylglycerophosphatase A: MKSKICTDDITIIKDHETLIIQREDGFRIIGNPKVGSGLKNIKSIVNHCTNYDDKFIFQDAKKQQEQLLKIIKDKKVPQPAAALVNQTDITKMVTVTIEDVTTIVTMEYTKSVSKGMCTNITVLIDKKLSDETLLKLFKATSDAKSAALWDLGVMNHFSFDPLNGTVNDSILVACTGLTYDCNSQYETKVYENVSKCVREAVGESLKKCGFPKDVIGFMEDVGVTVEDLVDAGMELVVGVEKTEKIEIKFRKQILKSLEDLNVVSFVIAGIRLEEDYEKHRVKGVDVDDDPAYFYSDEVFGIAVANQIAGTKATFNFKRYDEAKPGVLSVLGPMLDDVFAGIIAGCMSKIFEE, encoded by the coding sequence ATGAAAAGTAAAATTTGTACAGATGATATAACTATCATTAAAGATCACGAAACACTCATAATCCAAAGAGAAGACGGATTCAGGATAATAGGCAACCCTAAAGTTGGCAGTGGCCTTAAAAATATTAAATCAATAGTTAATCACTGCACCAATTACGATGATAAATTTATATTTCAGGATGCAAAAAAACAACAGGAACAGCTTCTGAAGATTATAAAAGATAAAAAAGTACCACAACCTGCAGCAGCCCTGGTAAATCAGACAGATATAACTAAAATGGTAACAGTCACAATTGAGGATGTAACAACAATTGTAACCATGGAATACACAAAAAGCGTGAGCAAAGGAATGTGCACAAATATAACTGTGCTGATTGATAAAAAACTAAGTGACGAAACACTTTTAAAATTATTCAAAGCCACATCTGATGCAAAATCAGCTGCTCTATGGGATTTAGGTGTTATGAACCATTTTTCATTCGATCCGTTGAATGGTACAGTTAACGATTCAATTTTAGTGGCCTGCACAGGACTCACATATGACTGCAACTCCCAATACGAAACCAAAGTCTATGAAAATGTTTCAAAATGTGTTAGAGAGGCCGTAGGTGAATCTTTAAAAAAATGTGGCTTTCCAAAGGATGTAATTGGATTCATGGAAGATGTTGGGGTCACAGTTGAAGATTTGGTTGATGCAGGGATGGAACTTGTTGTTGGGGTCGAAAAGACTGAAAAAATTGAAATAAAATTCCGTAAACAGATACTGAAATCGTTAGAAGACCTGAATGTGGTATCATTTGTAATAGCAGGTATACGGCTTGAAGAAGATTATGAAAAGCACAGGGTGAAAGGTGTGGACGTGGATGATGATCCCGCTTATTTTTACTCAGATGAGGTCTTTGGAATAGCTGTGGCCAACCAGATAGCTGGTACAAAAGCCACATTTAACTTCAAAAGGTATGATGAAGCGAAACCAGGTGTTTTAAGCGTGCTCGGACCCATGCTTGATGACGTGTTTGCAGGAATTATTGCAGGATGCATGTCCAAGATATTTGAGGAATGA
- a CDS encoding nucleoside deaminase gives MEKECYMEHYKFMAEALKEAKKALNEGGIPIGAILVNNGKIVSKGHNKLLQRDSPILHAEVDCIESAGRLNGKDYKNSTLYTTLSPCDMCSGMILLYKIPKVVMGENKTLKGPEDYLMKNGVELINLDMGNCKELIESFIRKNPEVWDKEIEKIS, from the coding sequence ATGGAGAAAGAATGTTACATGGAACATTACAAATTTATGGCCGAAGCTTTAAAAGAAGCAAAAAAGGCTTTAAATGAAGGCGGAATCCCAATAGGGGCTATTCTTGTGAATAATGGCAAGATCGTCAGTAAAGGTCATAATAAATTATTACAGAGAGATTCTCCGATTTTACATGCTGAGGTGGACTGCATTGAAAGTGCAGGTAGGTTAAATGGGAAAGATTACAAAAATTCCACTCTTTACACAACCTTATCACCATGTGACATGTGTTCAGGGATGATACTACTCTATAAAATCCCAAAGGTCGTAATGGGAGAAAATAAAACCCTTAAAGGTCCAGAGGATTACTTGATGAAAAATGGAGTAGAATTAATCAACCTTGATATGGGGAATTGTAAGGAATTGATCGAAAGTTTCATCCGCAAAAATCCTGAGGTATGGGACAAGGAAATTGAAAAGATCAGCTAG
- the larC gene encoding nickel pincer cofactor biosynthesis protein LarC yields the protein MVIVIDPQNSGISGNMVLGALVGLGLNSEGLIEVMEHYASYFGDINVKITDVKKAGISATYVDVDCKDKGAIGYTELIERLDKIKHEEILPDVLKFAKRVFKTIAEAESRVHGTTISKVHFHEVGAADAVADVIGASYGFHKLGFNSKKIYGMPVALGGGRTKSEHGMLSVPTPATLEILKNVPVFGGPVDYELATPTGAALFVNMVDEFCSFYPLLLNRKIGYGAGKHDLEIPNILRIINGDSQVPTDNVSILETNLDNVTGEVIGHTFQKLMEVGARDVTVIPTITKKNRPGHLLRVITKPSNCDKISEAIIRETGTLGVRVLPYVHRNIVLRKIIPVEVDINGIKKKIRIKVGMIGEEVISSKVEYEDAKRLSEETGIPLKDVMMRADEAFKERLE from the coding sequence ATGGTAATTGTTATAGACCCCCAAAATTCAGGAATATCTGGAAACATGGTTTTAGGGGCTTTAGTTGGATTGGGATTAAATTCTGAAGGTTTAATAGAAGTTATGGAACATTATGCTTCTTACTTTGGAGATATCAACGTTAAAATAACTGATGTTAAAAAAGCAGGGATTTCTGCAACCTATGTTGATGTGGACTGCAAGGATAAAGGAGCAATAGGTTACACGGAACTCATTGAACGTTTGGATAAAATTAAACATGAGGAAATCCTGCCTGATGTTTTGAAATTTGCAAAGAGAGTGTTCAAAACTATTGCGGAGGCAGAATCACGAGTACATGGCACAACAATCTCTAAAGTGCATTTTCATGAAGTAGGTGCTGCAGATGCTGTTGCAGATGTCATAGGGGCTTCATATGGGTTTCATAAGCTTGGTTTTAACTCCAAAAAAATTTACGGAATGCCTGTTGCCCTGGGAGGAGGTAGAACTAAATCTGAACACGGTATGCTCAGTGTTCCCACGCCAGCAACACTTGAAATTCTGAAAAACGTCCCTGTATTTGGGGGGCCTGTTGATTATGAATTAGCTACACCAACGGGAGCAGCCCTTTTTGTTAACATGGTGGATGAGTTCTGCAGTTTTTATCCTCTCCTCCTGAATAGAAAGATTGGATACGGTGCTGGAAAGCATGATCTTGAAATTCCGAACATTTTAAGGATAATAAATGGAGATTCACAGGTTCCAACTGACAATGTATCCATATTGGAGACCAACTTGGACAACGTTACAGGAGAAGTCATCGGACACACATTTCAGAAACTTATGGAGGTCGGAGCCCGGGATGTGACTGTTATTCCAACTATAACAAAGAAAAACAGACCCGGACATCTTTTGAGGGTTATAACAAAACCATCAAACTGTGATAAGATTTCGGAGGCAATAATACGGGAAACCGGAACACTTGGGGTACGGGTGTTACCTTATGTTCATAGAAACATTGTGTTACGGAAAATAATTCCTGTTGAAGTTGATATAAATGGAATAAAAAAGAAAATAAGAATTAAAGTTGGAATGATTGGTGAGGAAGTAATAAGTAGTAAAGTAGAATATGAAGATGCAAAGAGATTATCCGAAGAGACTGGAATTCCCCTGAAAGATGTGATGATGAGGGCAGACGAGGCCTTCAAGGAAAGGTTGGAGTAA
- a CDS encoding MJ1244 family protein: protein MKIHLQVFVETENLGKAVNALTDAGITGFYILEYRGISPQDWKGFTINEDPKSAIGLIKDYSTEAVLISSIVDEKKVDAIVELLREALKDERYTVLEVPIRRIIVNYAYQEKPEKKPKAWIIENEVPCFYCGEKAIQRIQIDRKTAKVWCTNCGAARYYLLKGEKPEG, encoded by the coding sequence ATGAAGATTCATCTTCAGGTCTTTGTTGAGACCGAAAACCTTGGAAAGGCAGTAAATGCCCTTACAGATGCAGGAATAACTGGTTTTTATATTTTAGAGTACAGGGGTATATCTCCCCAGGATTGGAAGGGTTTCACTATAAATGAAGATCCAAAATCTGCCATAGGTCTTATTAAGGATTATTCAACCGAGGCCGTACTTATTTCGAGTATTGTTGATGAAAAAAAAGTCGACGCTATTGTTGAATTATTGCGCGAAGCATTGAAAGATGAGAGATACACGGTTCTTGAGGTTCCGATACGTAGAATAATTGTTAATTATGCATATCAAGAGAAACCAGAAAAAAAACCTAAGGCATGGATCATTGAAAATGAAGTTCCTTGTTTCTACTGTGGGGAGAAGGCAATTCAGAGAATACAAATAGATCGAAAAACAGCCAAAGTATGGTGTACAAACTGCGGAGCAGCGCGATACTATTTACTTAAAGGTGAAAAGCCAGAGGGGTAA